The DNA sequence TGGGAATTCCAGCAGTAAATCCGTCAGAGCGTTGAATCCGTCTACATAATCACTCTGAAAGTCAGCTGGACTAAATATCACTATGTTTTTATCGGCTCAATACACTCACTCGTATACCTCTTCAGacctccatcgccttcccACCCTTTCTGACTGAAATTGCCGCAGAACACAAATGCCATCGGACGGTACTCTACCGCTTCGGCGTATCCCTCCAACAGCCTCCGTAGCGCAGGCATCGTTCGAGGGTGGTCTAGCCACACGTCTGATAAGACTACGAACGATACCTGGGCGTTTGCCAGTATCGATGATTCGTATTTTTGCTAAGCCAGATCCGTCAACTGGTGCTACTGACTATGCTTTGGGGAGCCAAGCATACCTCATCCTTCAATGACATTGCCCCTCCGCCTAGGAAATCTACATGTCCATGCAGTCCCCTATACACCCGTGTCAGCTGGTTCGAAAGACGAGGGATGTCTTGAAGCCAGATCACCTGGCAATACTCCTTTTCTCACTCGGCGGATGACCCATAGCCAGCACTCTGATAGTCTCGTCGATCGTATACTCCCCTTCGATCAATACCATGCAGCCCTCAGTGAAGAGACCCTCTCCGGGTACCTGCAACAGATAGTCAGATTGTCGTACTCGATGTATCGTTGTATCCTAAATGGGCTCACCGCATCTTGCATATCAAGAACCACCCGCCCTTCACCATCCTCCAAGCACAGTCGGCCCTCTGGATCCCTGCTCAACATCCCAAAGAGCAAGAACAGCTGGCCCGCTCTACCCAGTAAGTTGCgcgtcgaggtgagtttgaggtAATTTGACCGATCGTGTCCTCCTATAGCTGGAGGCGTAAAGTTCTCGTTCCGCAGTATGATCTGCAGAGAGTCTCAGCATCCGTTCATCCGGACTTTTGCGCATATGTGAGGGTGGaaccggactcacctccttgaTGATACCCCATCGTTCTCTGAGGTAGGCGGACCTGCTAGACGCTTGTCCGGCTAACGAAGCTTTGCCCTTCCCTCTAATGAAGACCGtgcatcagcttgactggGCTTGACAAGCGATACCGCAAACCTTGGCTAACGTACGAGGTAAATCCCCCTCGAACAGCATCGAAATGCACGGGCGGCATATCAAATGCGTCAATCACAGAGAAATGCGATTCGACGTTGACCTCCGATGGATCCGCTTGAGCTGCATCGTCTGTGGTCTGGGAGCGGGATGACAAGCTATCAGTCCCAagcgatgtcgatgttgaagtCGGAAAGGCATGCTTACCCCGAGTTGAAGGCTTTCGTACGCGTTCTTCAAGGCAGGAAGCGAGACCAGCGAAGACGAGTCTGATTTTTTCAAAGTAGTGAGCGGGATCCCTGGGCCTCTCAGAcagcagctcaccttccccTTTCAAATATTCCCTCGCCCAGAATTCTAGGCCTATGACCCATTCATCTTCGGGTATTTCGTTCTCTAGCAGGACTTGCTCTATATACTGCAACGCAGCCGAAGGGAGCGTCAACGAATGCTTCGTCGAGAAGACCTGGATAGCGGGGTAGAGTCAGCCTTTTTGCGCCATCAGTAACGGCATCCGAAAGCTGAGATTCACCTTGACGATAGCAGCTCTCATCAGGTTGACCATCTTGCTCCTGCTCTGCCTTAAAAGCTTCTTGGCTTGTTCTCGATGTGACCTGGCGAAATGAAGAACATTACTTATTACGCGTGCATGAAATCAACTCGATCAGTCCTCCACCACGCGTGAAGACCAAATCATTCCGTCACAATAGGCACGCGAGCCGTCCATCTGCAGACGATTGCGTTCTCACTTGCCTAAATTCAATGCGACAATCCGGGGAGTGCGGGGACATGGGGACCAaagaacaagatgaaagagatcagACAGCTTTAATCAGACTATTCCTGTTTACCTCTTCAACCCTCTCTAGCAATACATACTTAGACACCATACATCGCATCGGAAGCAAAGAGAGAATCATCCAGCCAAGATGTCGATGCGGAAGCTAGCAGGTGAGCTTGTCGATTCGACTCACGACCTCAGACAGGCAAACTAATCAACCTTTgtgtcctcttcttcccccttcgcACCTCAACTATATCCTTCATTCCCCTCACAACCTCGCCTCTACCCCTTCTCCACTGCACTACACCTCTCTCGCTGGATACGAATCGATTCCGCGATCGTAGCCGAGATCGACAAGACGTTGAAGGCGGTGGCTGTCGGAGTTGAGACCTTCGAAGCTACTTTCGACAAATTAGCTCATGCGACGAATGCGACCCAGAAGGACAAGACGGAGAATGACCTCAAAGcgcagatcaagaagttgcAAAAGTCgagagatcagatcaaggcGTGGATAGGGAACAAtgatatcaaggagaagggcGCTTTGTTAGATAACAGGAGGCTGATTGAGACGGTGAGTGTGCCCCTTACATCCCTATTCTGTATCACCCCTCTCATCCCACGGATACACAGTCCTTCCATAATCACCCATGGTAGCTAATATTTTATATGGTCTCGTAGCAAATGGAGCGATTCAAAGCATTAGaaaaggagatgaagatgaaagcgTTCTCGAAAGAAGGGCTGATCGCTCAATCGAAACTCGACCCAGCTGAGAAGGCCCGCCGAGATATGATAGATTGGGTAGGAAATACGATAGACGAGCTATCGAGGCAGATCGAACTGactgaagcggaagcggagagCCTGCAAGtcacgaagaagaagaagtcgggGAATGATAGGTTGAGCGAATTGGAGGAGCTGAATGAGAGACGATCATGGCACATAAGTAAATTGGAGCTGGTCAATCGTATGCTAGAAAACAATTCTTTGCCggtggaagatgtcgagaatGTTCAAGAGGATATCAAATACTTTGTCGAGGCGAATGCTGTGCGTGAACCTCTCCCCGTCGTCCTAGTTTTATTTCTAAGTGATGACCCaggaggagatggctgaTAATGCTCGCGGATCCTCTCGCAGGAAGAGGACTTTGACTACGATCAAGGACTATACGACGAGCTCAACttgcaagaagaggaagactaTATCCATGATTACGGTCATGTTGACGATCTCTCGAACGTCGACGACGCATCAGTAGCAGACGTAACGGAATCAGTCACATCCAGTGCCGCTGCATCGGCACCTGTGCCTAAAACGCCTGCGAAAGAAGAGGTGTCTTCGACATCGGGCAAGAAAGGCACTCCAGCATCGAAAGCTGCAAGTCACGATGAGTCACCGAGTCCAGTATCAGCCAAGAAAGTACCCTCGAGAAAAGCGACTATGGAGACTAGGAAAAGCACGGAGACAATACCGCCCGTACCTGTTCCTCCTCCTACGACGACGATCCCCGTTCCAACGCCTAAAGCTGCCGCTTTGCCACCGATCAGATACgccgctgctgccgctgctgctgtaGCTAGCTCCCCTTCCGTGGCAAGCACCACTACGGCTCAACCTGAAACTTCCCCTTCGAAGGCCAGAGAAGCTTTACCTGCTGCTCAATTGACTGAATCCCCACACGAA is a window from the Kwoniella dejecticola CBS 10117 chromosome 8, complete sequence genome containing:
- a CDS encoding DNA polymerase epsilon subunit B, whose translation is MVNLMRAAIVKVFSTKHSLTLPSAALQYIEQVLLENEIPEDEWVIGLEFWAREYLKGEDSSSLVSLPALKNAYESLQLGTTDDAAQADPSEVNVESHFSVIDAFDMPPVHFDAVRGGFTSGKGKASLAGQASSRSAYLRERWGIIKEIILRNENFTPPAIGGHDRSNYLKLTSTRNLLGRAGQLFLLFGMLSRDPEGRLCLEDGEGRVVLDMQDAVPGEGLFTEGCMVLIEGEYTIDETIRVLAMGHPPSEKRSIARGLHGHVDFLGGGAMSLKDEQKYESSILANAQVSFVVLSDVWLDHPRTMPALRRLLEGYAEAVEYRPMAFVFCGNFSQKGWEGDGGLKRYTNGFNALTDLLLEFPLLHSSHYIFVPGPLDPWSSTTLPRPAIPSVFAGRLTQRIPKARFVSNPCRLRYFGMELVICREDLMGKMVRNLVGVKKEEGVDMKRYLVQTILDQTHLSPLPISIRPTLWEYDHALRLYPMPSAVVLADKYERYELTYEGCHVFNPGRFVGSGGEGGGEFEWSMYYPATGRSERR